TCCAAACAACTCAAAATAATTCTGAACTGGTAAACAAATGCAATCTTATCCTTCTTGCTGTAAAGCCTCAGGTTATGGGGAAAGTGCTTGAAGAAATAAGGGATAACATTAATCCCGAAAAGCACTTAATTCTTACCATTGCAGCAGGGCTTCCTCTGAGTTTTTATGAAAAAAGGCTCCCTCAGAAAACCAAAATAGTAAGAATCATGCCTAACACCTGCGCCCTTATTCATAAAAGCATAAGTGCCATTGCCAAGGGCCCCTATGTTTCAGAAGAGGAGCTCTCCTTGGTGGAAAAGCTTTTTTCAGCCATAGGTGAAGTTATAAGGGTTGAAGAGACCTATATGGATGCGGTTACAGCCCTTTCAGGATCAGGGCCTGCCTATGTGGCCCTTTTTCTCGAAGCCCTAACTGACGCAGGAGTTAGATGTGGACTTCCAAGGGCTGTAGCAGAAAAACTTGCCTTTTCAACCCTTGAAGGAACCTTAGAGATGATAAAAAAGACTGGGAAGGATCCCTATCAGATTAAAGCCATGGTAACCTCCCCTGGTGGAACAACCATTTCTGCCCTTGAGGTCTTCTATAAAGAGGGTTTTTCAGGTATAGTTATTTCCGCTATAAGAAGTGCCTTTGAAAGAAGTAAAGAGCTAAGTAAGGAATTTGAAAATAAGTGATTTATATTCTTGCCCCAGGGCCTCTTAAATACCCCTTTGTAAAAGAGGGGCTTGATTATTATCTCAAAGGACTTACTAAAT
This window of the Caldimicrobium thiodismutans genome carries:
- the proC gene encoding pyrroline-5-carboxylate reductase, yielding MIKKIGIIGGGQMAEALIKGFLERDLFSPKEILISEPVGERRQYLGEYYYIQTTQNNSELVNKCNLILLAVKPQVMGKVLEEIRDNINPEKHLILTIAAGLPLSFYEKRLPQKTKIVRIMPNTCALIHKSISAIAKGPYVSEEELSLVEKLFSAIGEVIRVEETYMDAVTALSGSGPAYVALFLEALTDAGVRCGLPRAVAEKLAFSTLEGTLEMIKKTGKDPYQIKAMVTSPGGTTISALEVFYKEGFSGIVISAIRSAFERSKELSKEFENK